In Thalassospira sp. ER-Se-21-Dark, one genomic interval encodes:
- a CDS encoding ATP-binding protein: MTRPKEIKQTLTLVRGLPGSGKSTLAKNLCQATGAVHLEADMFMVDHEGFYEFDGTRLSQTHARCEAECHNALSEGYDVVVSNTFTRFWEMKAYIDMAEKHDILLQIVECHGRFGSIHMVPDETLADMRDRWEPLPEKYR; the protein is encoded by the coding sequence ATGACCCGCCCAAAAGAAATCAAACAAACCCTTACCCTGGTCCGGGGCCTTCCCGGATCAGGCAAATCGACACTGGCCAAAAATCTGTGTCAGGCGACTGGTGCGGTTCATCTGGAAGCCGACATGTTCATGGTCGACCATGAAGGGTTTTACGAGTTTGACGGCACCCGACTGTCACAAACGCACGCCCGCTGCGAAGCCGAATGCCATAACGCCCTGTCCGAGGGATATGACGTTGTTGTGTCCAACACCTTCACCCGTTTCTGGGAAATGAAGGCCTATATCGACATGGCGGAAAAACACGACATTCTGTTGCAGATTGTCGAATGCCATGGCCGTTTCGGCAGCATCCATATGGTACCCGACGAAACCCTTGCAGATATGCGCGATCGCTGGGAACCCTTGCCGGAAAAATACCGCTAG
- a CDS encoding AMP-dependent synthetase/ligase, giving the protein MTSLQDYADWQNLPTMFFDKAKKHGDTPFLWTKDPEGKEFVPTTWQEAADQVRALARALYDIGVRPGDRILLVSENRTEWGIADLAVMCVGAMTVPAYTTNTERDHLHAIEDSGAAIAIISTKKLAQPFLHAALDSGRCRHAIMMEEWGQSFVGDITISRWDDLIAKGRGLTHDVDAWVSTIKRDELACLIYTSGTGGSPKGVMLSHGAILSNCMGAFDIIETLGIDEEIFLSFLPLSHSYEHTAGLYFPISIDAQIYYAEGLDKLAANLAEVRPTIMTAVPRLYEMLYQRMSRMVEKDGGFKQKLFDLTLRLGRKNYEGERLNLLEKLQNFACELLLRRKLRQRFGGRIKAMVSGGGPLNYELGVLFVSCGIRILQGYGQTEFAPVVSCNRAENNKLRTVGPPMVGAEVKIAEDGEILLRGESMMKGYWNLPDVTAAAIIDGWLHTGDIGKFDEQGSLMITDRKKDIIVNSGGDNISPQRIEGLMTLETEISQAMVYGDDKPYLVAVVWPDEDFMREFARDNGLSNDIEVLGKNEDFRKVIRTAIDHVNQRLSTIEKVRSFMFAEAAFTIDNEMLTPSMKIRRHKIREAYAKQLDGLYQRKRSGQ; this is encoded by the coding sequence ATGACGAGTTTGCAGGATTATGCCGACTGGCAAAACTTGCCGACAATGTTTTTCGACAAGGCGAAGAAACATGGCGATACGCCGTTTCTTTGGACCAAAGACCCCGAGGGCAAGGAATTTGTCCCCACCACCTGGCAAGAGGCCGCCGATCAGGTCCGGGCCCTTGCACGTGCGCTTTATGACATTGGCGTGCGTCCCGGTGACCGGATCTTGCTGGTGTCGGAAAACCGCACCGAATGGGGCATAGCCGATCTTGCCGTCATGTGCGTTGGCGCAATGACCGTTCCGGCCTACACCACCAATACCGAGCGCGATCATTTGCACGCGATCGAAGACAGTGGTGCAGCGATTGCCATTATCTCGACCAAGAAACTCGCCCAGCCCTTCCTGCACGCCGCCCTTGATAGCGGTCGCTGCCGCCATGCGATCATGATGGAAGAATGGGGACAAAGCTTTGTTGGCGATATCACCATTTCACGCTGGGACGATCTGATTGCCAAGGGGCGCGGCCTGACCCATGACGTTGATGCCTGGGTTTCAACGATCAAGCGCGATGAACTTGCCTGTCTGATTTATACATCCGGCACGGGCGGTTCGCCCAAGGGCGTGATGCTGAGCCACGGGGCGATCCTTTCGAACTGCATGGGCGCTTTTGACATCATCGAAACCCTTGGCATTGATGAGGAAATCTTCCTGTCCTTCCTGCCGCTGTCACATTCCTATGAACATACTGCGGGGCTTTATTTTCCGATCAGTATTGATGCCCAGATCTATTATGCCGAGGGGCTTGATAAACTGGCCGCCAATCTGGCCGAAGTTCGCCCGACCATCATGACGGCTGTGCCGCGCCTGTATGAAATGCTCTATCAGCGCATGAGCCGCATGGTCGAAAAGGATGGCGGTTTCAAGCAAAAGCTGTTTGACCTGACCCTGCGTCTGGGGCGCAAGAATTACGAAGGCGAACGGCTTAACCTGCTTGAAAAGCTTCAGAACTTTGCCTGTGAACTGCTTCTGCGTCGCAAGCTGCGCCAGCGTTTTGGCGGGCGGATCAAGGCCATGGTATCGGGCGGCGGGCCGCTGAATTATGAACTGGGTGTTCTGTTTGTGTCGTGCGGCATTCGCATTCTTCAGGGCTATGGCCAGACCGAATTTGCTCCGGTGGTTTCGTGCAACCGTGCCGAAAACAACAAACTGCGTACGGTCGGCCCGCCGATGGTCGGGGCCGAGGTTAAGATTGCCGAAGATGGCGAAATCCTGCTGCGCGGCGAAAGCATGATGAAGGGCTACTGGAACCTGCCCGACGTGACGGCTGCCGCCATCATTGATGGCTGGCTCCATACCGGTGACATCGGCAAGTTCGACGAACAGGGCAGCCTGATGATCACCGATCGCAAGAAGGATATCATCGTCAATTCCGGTGGCGACAATATTTCGCCCCAGCGGATCGAGGGCCTGATGACGCTTGAGACCGAGATTTCACAAGCCATGGTCTATGGCGATGACAAACCCTATCTGGTTGCGGTTGTCTGGCCGGACGAAGACTTCATGCGCGAATTTGCCCGCGATAACGGGCTATCCAATGATATTGAAGTCCTTGGTAAAAATGAAGACTTCCGCAAAGTCATCCGCACTGCGATTGATCACGTCAATCAACGCCTGTCGACGATTGAAAAGGTACGCAGCTTTATGTTTGCCGAAGCAGCCTTTACCATCGACAACGAAATGCTGACGCCGTCGATGAAAATTCGTCGCCACAAAATCCGCGAAGCCTATGCCAAGCAGCTTGATGGCCTTTATCAGCGTAAACGCAGCGGCCAATAA
- the clpB gene encoding ATP-dependent chaperone ClpB: protein MEFENFTDRSKGFLQSAQSLALRENHQQFVPIHLLKVLLDDEEGLAANLIKASGGKSKLAQERCAQELAKLPKVSGGNGQIYLSSEFARLIDQAQEVAKKAGDSFVTAERLLLTIALDPKSTAGKVLADAGVTAQALNGAINDIRKGRTADSAGAENQYDALKKYARDLTEAAREGKLDPVIGRDEEIRRAVQVLSRRTKNNPVLIGEPGVGKTAIAEGLALRIVKGDVPETLKDKKLLSLDLGALIAGAKFRGEFEERLKAVLSEIESEAGQVVLFIDELHTLVGAGKAEGSMDASNLLKPALARGELHCVGATTLDEYRQHIEKDAALARRFQPVFVSEPSVSDTVSILRGIKDKYELHHGVRIADAALVAAATLSNRYITDRFLPDKAIDLMDEASSRLRMELDSKPEEIDELDRRIIQLKIEREALKKEQDSASKDRLGRLEKELAELEGKSAELTAKWEAQKKELAASTHIKEQLDQARGELERAMRDGKLDRAGQLQYEEIPALQALLEKAENDPSRGIKEEAVTEKHIASVVSRWTGIPVDKMLEGEREKLLEMEDTLRKRVVGQDDAVRSISNAVRRARAGLQDPNRPIGSFLFLGPTGVGKTELTKALAQFLFDDEQAMVRIDMSEFMEKHAVARLIGAPPGYVGYEEGGSLTEAVRRRPYQVVLFDEVEKAHPDVFNVLLQVLDEGRLTDGQGRVVDFRNTLIILTSNLGGEILANQEPGHDSGEVRAQVMEIVRASFRPEFLNRLDETILFHRLHRDQMGKIVDIQLGRLDKLLVDRKITLKLDDAAKDWLAEKGYDPVYGARPLKRVIQRYLQNPLAMQILEGGIKDGDTVPVSTEANDLLLNGKKVEVVE from the coding sequence ATGGAATTTGAGAACTTTACGGATCGGTCAAAAGGCTTTCTGCAATCAGCGCAATCGCTTGCGTTGCGTGAAAACCATCAGCAATTTGTCCCGATTCATCTGCTTAAGGTGCTGCTTGATGACGAAGAAGGTCTGGCAGCCAATCTGATCAAGGCATCCGGCGGTAAGTCCAAGCTTGCCCAGGAACGGTGTGCGCAGGAACTGGCGAAATTGCCAAAGGTTTCCGGCGGCAATGGTCAGATTTATCTTTCATCTGAATTTGCCCGCCTGATCGATCAGGCACAGGAAGTCGCCAAAAAAGCTGGTGACAGCTTTGTCACGGCTGAACGGTTGCTTCTGACCATTGCGCTTGATCCGAAATCAACCGCGGGCAAGGTGCTGGCCGATGCCGGTGTTACCGCGCAGGCGCTAAACGGTGCGATCAATGACATCCGCAAGGGCCGCACGGCCGATAGTGCTGGTGCCGAAAACCAGTATGACGCGCTTAAGAAATATGCCCGTGACCTGACCGAGGCCGCGCGCGAAGGTAAACTCGATCCGGTCATCGGCCGTGACGAGGAAATCCGTCGTGCGGTCCAGGTTCTGTCACGCCGGACCAAGAACAACCCGGTTCTGATTGGTGAGCCCGGGGTTGGTAAAACCGCAATTGCGGAAGGTCTGGCACTGCGTATCGTCAAGGGTGACGTTCCCGAAACGCTTAAGGACAAGAAACTTCTGTCGCTTGACCTTGGTGCGTTGATTGCCGGTGCAAAATTCCGTGGTGAATTTGAAGAACGCCTGAAAGCGGTCCTGAGCGAGATTGAATCAGAGGCCGGTCAGGTCGTCCTGTTCATTGACGAATTGCATACGCTTGTGGGCGCTGGTAAGGCCGAAGGATCGATGGATGCATCGAACCTTTTGAAACCGGCCTTGGCCCGAGGTGAGTTGCACTGTGTGGGTGCGACGACCCTTGATGAATACCGTCAGCATATTGAAAAGGACGCGGCGCTCGCCCGTCGTTTCCAGCCGGTATTTGTCAGCGAGCCGTCGGTTTCCGACACGGTATCGATCCTGCGCGGGATCAAGGACAAGTACGAGCTTCATCACGGGGTTCGTATTGCCGATGCCGCACTGGTCGCAGCAGCAACCCTTTCGAACCGTTACATCACGGATCGGTTCCTGCCTGACAAGGCGATCGATTTGATGGACGAAGCATCGTCGCGTCTGCGTATGGAGCTTGATTCCAAGCCAGAGGAAATCGACGAACTGGATCGCCGGATCATCCAGCTCAAGATCGAGCGTGAAGCGCTTAAGAAAGAGCAGGATAGTGCATCCAAGGACCGTCTCGGCCGTCTGGAAAAGGAACTGGCAGAGCTGGAAGGCAAATCGGCTGAGCTGACCGCGAAGTGGGAAGCCCAGAAGAAGGAACTTGCCGCATCGACCCACATCAAGGAACAGCTTGATCAGGCACGTGGTGAACTTGAACGTGCGATGCGCGATGGCAAGCTTGATCGCGCCGGACAGCTTCAATACGAAGAAATCCCGGCTCTTCAGGCGCTGCTTGAAAAGGCGGAAAACGATCCGTCGCGTGGCATCAAGGAAGAAGCGGTTACCGAAAAACACATCGCGTCCGTCGTTTCGCGCTGGACCGGTATTCCGGTCGACAAGATGCTTGAGGGCGAGCGTGAAAAGCTTCTTGAAATGGAAGACACGCTGCGCAAACGGGTTGTCGGTCAGGATGATGCAGTTCGATCAATCTCGAATGCGGTGCGCCGTGCGCGTGCTGGCTTGCAAGATCCAAACCGACCGATCGGTTCGTTCCTGTTCCTTGGTCCGACGGGTGTCGGTAAAACCGAGCTGACCAAGGCCCTTGCCCAGTTCCTGTTTGATGATGAACAGGCCATGGTGCGCATTGATATGTCCGAATTCATGGAAAAGCATGCGGTGGCCCGCCTGATCGGTGCGCCTCCGGGCTATGTTGGCTATGAGGAAGGCGGTTCGCTGACCGAGGCGGTACGTCGTCGTCCGTATCAGGTTGTCCTGTTTGACGAGGTCGAAAAGGCACATCCCGATGTGTTTAACGTCCTGCTGCAGGTTCTTGATGAAGGTCGCCTGACCGACGGACAGGGCCGGGTTGTGGATTTCCGCAACACGCTGATTATTCTGACATCGAACCTGGGCGGGGAAATCCTTGCCAATCAGGAACCGGGTCATGATAGCGGCGAAGTCCGGGCCCAGGTCATGGAAATTGTTCGGGCATCGTTCCGTCCGGAATTCCTCAACCGACTGGATGAAACCATCCTGTTCCATCGTTTGCATCGCGATCAGATGGGCAAGATTGTCGATATCCAGCTTGGTCGCCTTGATAAGTTGCTGGTTGATCGCAAGATCACCCTTAAACTTGATGATGCCGCCAAGGACTGGTTGGCTGAGAAGGGCTATGACCCGGTTTATGGCGCCCGTCCGCTCAAACGCGTGATCCAGCGTTATCTGCAGAACCCGCTGGCGATGCAGATCCTCGAAGGCGGGATCAAGGATGGTGACACCGTTCCGGTCTCGACCGAGGCCAATGACCTTTTGCTCAATGGTAAAAAGGTCGAGGTTGTTGAATAA
- a CDS encoding AarF/UbiB family protein, with protein sequence MSDNDDDYTAANEENRFGGRVRRYARVGASASKLAARLATGKMFGGEIDHAKYAAELTSALGGLKGPLMKVAQILSTIPDALPKEYTQALAELQADAPSMGWLFVKRRMRSELGAGWQSKFTEFSHDAVAAASLGQVHKAVLPDGRDVACKLQYPDMSATVEADLKQLRAAFAIYKRYDSAIDAQNIQEELTARLREELDYEREAKHMRLYRHMLADEDCVHVPEPVDELTTKRLLTMTWQAGQKFKHFLESDPDQDARNQVALNMFRAWYVPFYRYGVIHGDPHLGNYTLRDDLSVNLLDFGCIRIFKPDFVRAVITLYEALRDEDEEKAVSAYESWGFENPSRELIDVLNIWASFVYGPILDDRERKMGETNSVAYGAEVAGKVHQELRRVGGVKPPREFVLVDRAAVGLGAVFLRLDAEVNWYRLFNDLVGDFDVAKLEARQKDALAQIGLERPDQ encoded by the coding sequence ATGAGTGATAACGACGATGATTATACCGCCGCAAACGAGGAAAACAGGTTTGGCGGGCGGGTTCGTCGTTATGCACGGGTGGGCGCATCGGCCAGCAAACTGGCTGCGCGCCTTGCCACGGGAAAAATGTTCGGCGGCGAGATTGATCACGCCAAATACGCCGCCGAACTGACCTCGGCCCTCGGCGGGCTCAAGGGGCCGTTGATGAAGGTCGCCCAGATCTTATCCACCATCCCCGATGCCCTGCCCAAGGAATATACCCAGGCGCTTGCGGAACTGCAGGCTGATGCGCCCAGCATGGGGTGGCTGTTTGTCAAGCGCCGCATGCGCAGCGAACTGGGCGCGGGATGGCAATCGAAATTCACCGAATTCAGCCACGATGCCGTGGCGGCGGCATCTCTCGGGCAAGTGCACAAGGCAGTCCTTCCTGATGGGCGTGATGTGGCGTGCAAGCTGCAATACCCGGATATGTCGGCAACGGTTGAGGCCGACCTTAAGCAGCTGCGCGCAGCCTTTGCGATATACAAACGCTATGACAGCGCAATTGATGCGCAAAACATTCAGGAAGAACTGACCGCCCGCCTGCGCGAAGAACTTGATTATGAGCGTGAAGCCAAGCATATGCGCCTTTATCGCCATATGCTGGCCGATGAGGACTGTGTTCATGTGCCTGAACCGGTTGATGAACTGACCACCAAGCGGCTTTTGACCATGACCTGGCAAGCCGGGCAGAAGTTCAAACACTTCCTTGAAAGCGATCCCGATCAGGATGCGCGCAATCAGGTGGCGCTCAATATGTTTCGCGCCTGGTATGTGCCGTTTTACCGTTATGGCGTGATCCATGGCGATCCGCATCTGGGTAATTACACCCTGCGCGATGACCTTTCGGTCAATCTTCTGGATTTCGGCTGTATCCGCATTTTCAAGCCCGACTTCGTAAGAGCGGTGATTACGCTTTATGAAGCCCTTCGTGACGAGGACGAGGAAAAGGCCGTTTCAGCCTATGAAAGCTGGGGCTTTGAAAATCCATCACGCGAACTGATTGATGTGCTCAATATCTGGGCCAGCTTCGTATATGGCCCGATCCTTGATGACCGCGAACGCAAGATGGGCGAAACCAACTCTGTCGCCTATGGCGCAGAGGTCGCGGGCAAGGTGCATCAGGAACTCCGCCGTGTCGGTGGAGTCAAACCACCCCGTGAATTCGTTCTGGTTGACCGCGCGGCGGTCGGGCTTGGCGCGGTTTTCCTGCGTCTTGATGCAGAGGTGAACTGGTATCGCCTGTTTAACGACCTTGTTGGCGATTTTGACGTGGCAAAACTTGAAGCCCGTCAAAAAGATGCGCTGGCCCAGATCGGTTTGGAACGCCCCGACCAATAA
- a CDS encoding MOSC N-terminal beta barrel domain-containing protein: MMIELKAIKRYPVKGMRGVDLKQAKISAHHMITDDRRFVIATQSSVGQEGVHEWARKSNFLQLVNTPKLAEIGTEYDDATCTLTILRNGRAICKGKLDDSMGRTVVEDFLKAFLKNEIAGTPKIYSVPDTNFGDMKEPYISLLNLASIRDFGSRIVQSEIDPMRFRGNLLIDGLEPWKELEWNEDKIIKINDVSFRVVHPITRCKATSVNPDTAISDINVPLMLRKGVNHLYMGIYIEALEDGIITPGDKLSVTVA, translated from the coding sequence ATGATGATCGAACTTAAAGCCATCAAAAGATACCCGGTCAAGGGAATGCGCGGTGTTGACCTTAAACAGGCAAAAATCAGCGCACACCACATGATTACCGATGATCGTCGCTTTGTGATTGCAACCCAATCATCTGTCGGACAGGAAGGCGTTCATGAATGGGCCCGCAAAAGCAACTTCCTGCAATTGGTCAACACGCCAAAGCTGGCTGAAATCGGCACCGAATATGACGACGCCACCTGCACCCTGACCATCCTTCGAAATGGCCGCGCCATCTGCAAAGGCAAGCTGGACGATAGCATGGGCCGCACCGTGGTTGAGGATTTCCTCAAGGCGTTTCTGAAAAACGAGATCGCCGGCACGCCCAAGATCTATTCAGTTCCCGATACGAATTTCGGCGACATGAAAGAACCATACATATCGCTGCTGAACCTGGCATCGATCCGTGATTTCGGGTCGCGCATCGTGCAAAGCGAAATCGATCCGATGCGTTTTCGCGGCAACCTGTTGATTGACGGGCTGGAACCCTGGAAAGAGCTTGAATGGAACGAAGACAAGATCATCAAGATCAATGATGTGTCGTTCCGGGTTGTCCATCCGATCACGCGCTGCAAGGCAACAAGCGTTAATCCCGACACGGCGATTTCCGACATCAACGTGCCACTGATGCTCCGCAAAGGGGTAAACCACCTTTATATGGGGATTTACATCGAAGCACTTGAAGACGGCATCATCACACCGGGTGACAAGCTGAGCGTGACTGTCGCCTAA
- a CDS encoding DUF4197 domain-containing protein — protein sequence MRKRNSDFLFKTGAVALVMGVIAVGAIVPANAQSFFDKAKEALGDAMNSSGSGNTSGGSGSGVSALSSDTAEQGLKQALDIGVELVTDQLGAVDGFNADPVAHIPLPDEVQTAQKLLSAAGLGSYADEIELRMNRAAEKTMQDAGDILVNAVRQMTVADAKGILQGPDDAATQYLRRVSGTDIEGRLRPMITDALSDTGALSLYDQMLGQYDQLPFVPDLKASLTDHATAKAMDGLFHYIAVQEADIRSDPTRWTTDILKKVFSTVN from the coding sequence ATGCGCAAACGCAATTCCGATTTCCTTTTCAAAACCGGTGCAGTGGCACTTGTCATGGGTGTTATAGCTGTGGGGGCAATCGTGCCCGCAAATGCCCAGTCGTTCTTTGACAAGGCCAAAGAGGCCCTTGGCGATGCGATGAACTCATCGGGGTCGGGAAACACGTCTGGTGGTTCTGGTTCTGGCGTTTCCGCACTTTCATCCGACACGGCCGAACAGGGATTGAAACAGGCGCTTGATATCGGTGTTGAACTGGTCACCGACCAACTTGGTGCGGTTGATGGTTTTAACGCCGACCCGGTTGCGCATATTCCATTGCCCGACGAAGTTCAGACCGCGCAGAAATTGTTAAGCGCGGCGGGGCTTGGCAGCTATGCCGATGAAATCGAATTACGTATGAACCGGGCGGCCGAAAAGACCATGCAGGATGCTGGCGATATTCTGGTTAATGCGGTGCGCCAGATGACGGTCGCCGATGCCAAGGGCATTTTGCAGGGCCCGGATGATGCCGCGACCCAGTATCTGCGCCGCGTATCGGGTACCGATATCGAAGGGCGTCTGCGGCCAATGATCACCGATGCGTTGTCCGACACCGGGGCGTTGTCGCTGTATGATCAGATGCTTGGGCAATATGACCAACTGCCGTTTGTACCGGATCTAAAGGCGTCGCTGACGGATCATGCTACGGCCAAGGCGATGGATGGTTTGTTCCATTATATCGCCGTGCAGGAAGCTGACATTCGAAGCGATCCGACCCGTTGGACCACCGATATCCTCAAAAAGGTCTTCTCAACTGTAAACTAG
- a CDS encoding M3 family oligoendopeptidase yields MNAINKNLPTWDLTDLYNDLKDPNIRRDLDDAKSRSQAFQKSYQGKLNDLSGDELAAAIVEYEAISEICGKIGSFAQLKYAGDSSDAAIGQFYQFVQEEMTGISSLSLFFGLEINRIEEASLDAKYEQSEALRRYRPWLDENRAFRPHQLSDEVEQVLHERRVAGSAAWVRLFDQTMAELRFPIDGEELTMSDAANMLSSSKVEDRKKAAKSIGDVLGKNIKLLAHITNTLAKDKEIDDRLRKFPTPVSSRNLSNQVEDEVVDALNTAVKNSHADLSHRYYRLKAKWFGVDQLDYWDRNAPLPDDDDRQIDWDTARSTVLKAYGEFSPELAEVGQKFFDNPWIDVPPRAGKSSGAFAHPTVPSAHPYLLLNYHGKTRDVMTLAHELGHGVHQVLAAEQGYFLSDTPLTLAETASVFGEMLTFQSMLRSETDPKMKRIMLAGKVEDMLNTVVRQIAFFEFEKRVHEKRREGELTVDEICEIWIAVQHESLGDAIRYEDEYKYYWSYIPHFIHSPFYVYAYAFGDCLVNSLYDVYQGAEDGFQQKYLDMLKAGGTKRHKELLAPFGLDASDPAFWQRGLNMIKRMIDELEELS; encoded by the coding sequence ATGAACGCGATCAACAAGAATTTGCCGACCTGGGATCTGACTGATCTCTATAACGATCTGAAAGACCCGAATATCCGGCGCGATCTTGATGATGCCAAAAGCCGCTCTCAGGCGTTCCAGAAAAGCTATCAGGGCAAGCTCAATGACCTGTCGGGTGATGAGCTGGCAGCCGCCATTGTCGAATACGAAGCCATCAGCGAGATTTGCGGCAAGATCGGCTCGTTCGCCCAGCTTAAATATGCCGGGGATAGCTCGGACGCGGCCATCGGCCAGTTCTATCAGTTCGTTCAGGAAGAAATGACCGGCATTTCCAGCCTGTCGCTGTTCTTTGGTCTTGAGATTAACCGGATCGAAGAAGCATCGCTCGATGCGAAATACGAACAAAGCGAGGCGCTGCGTCGTTATCGCCCGTGGCTTGATGAAAACCGTGCCTTCCGCCCGCATCAACTCTCCGACGAGGTCGAGCAGGTCCTGCATGAACGCCGCGTTGCCGGATCAGCCGCATGGGTGCGCCTGTTTGATCAGACCATGGCGGAGCTCCGCTTCCCGATTGATGGCGAAGAGCTGACCATGTCAGATGCCGCCAACATGCTTTCATCAAGCAAGGTCGAAGATCGCAAGAAGGCCGCGAAATCAATTGGTGACGTTCTGGGCAAGAACATCAAGCTTCTGGCGCACATCACCAATACTCTTGCCAAGGACAAGGAAATTGATGATCGCCTGCGCAAATTCCCAACCCCGGTATCGTCGCGCAACCTGTCCAACCAGGTAGAGGACGAGGTTGTCGATGCGCTCAATACCGCCGTTAAAAACAGCCATGCCGACCTGTCGCACCGTTATTACCGCCTGAAGGCGAAGTGGTTCGGTGTCGATCAGCTTGATTACTGGGATCGCAATGCGCCGCTGCCTGATGATGATGATCGTCAGATTGATTGGGATACTGCGCGTTCGACCGTGTTGAAGGCCTATGGCGAATTTTCCCCTGAACTGGCCGAAGTTGGTCAGAAATTCTTTGATAATCCGTGGATCGATGTGCCACCGCGTGCGGGTAAATCATCGGGCGCCTTTGCCCATCCGACTGTACCGTCGGCACATCCTTATTTGCTGCTGAACTATCACGGCAAAACCCGTGATGTGATGACGCTGGCCCATGAGCTTGGCCATGGTGTGCATCAGGTGCTGGCGGCAGAGCAGGGCTATTTCCTGTCTGATACGCCGCTGACACTGGCTGAAACCGCGTCAGTGTTTGGTGAAATGCTGACTTTCCAGTCGATGCTGCGTTCGGAAACGGATCCGAAGATGAAGCGTATCATGCTGGCTGGCAAGGTTGAGGACATGCTCAACACCGTCGTGCGTCAGATCGCGTTCTTTGAATTCGAAAAGCGCGTCCATGAAAAGCGCCGCGAAGGTGAATTGACCGTCGATGAGATCTGCGAGATCTGGATTGCCGTACAGCATGAAAGCCTGGGCGATGCCATCCGTTATGAAGACGAATACAAGTACTACTGGTCTTATATTCCGCACTTCATCCATTCGCCGTTCTATGTCTATGCCTATGCCTTTGGCGATTGCCTGGTGAACTCGCTTTATGACGTTTATCAGGGTGCCGAAGACGGCTTCCAGCAGAAGTATCTTGATATGCTGAAGGCCGGGGGCACCAAACGGCATAAAGAACTTCTGGCACCGTTCGGACTTGATGCATCGGACCCGGCCTTCTGGCAGCGGGGCCTTAATATGATCAAACGCATGATCGACGAGCTGGAGGAGCTTTCCTGA
- a CDS encoding Re/Si-specific NAD(P)(+) transhydrogenase subunit alpha: MKLAVPKEIWPGEKRVAVTPETVKKLKALGFDVAIEAGAGIDAAIPDDRFVDAGATIAKTMKTTVKDADVIFKVRPPVIDGKTNELTAYKKGAAVVALLEPYDRKDLIEAMAKAGVDGYSMELMPRISRAQSMDVLSSQSNLAGYRAVLDAAHEFGRIYPMMMTAAGTLAPARVVVVGAGVAGLQAIATAKRLGAVVSAFDVRPAVKEQVQSLGGTFIEVEDDTASDAETSGGYAKEMSDDYKKKQAEKLKEVLTKTDIVITTALIPGRPAPEIVTADMVAGMKPGSVIIDLAAERGGNVAGVKLGETVMTDNGVKLIGPANITSSVATDATAMYAKNLLNFITLSVDKDKGTLSFNGEDQIIAETRLTHDGKVVHPKFGGEEVANG, encoded by the coding sequence ATGAAACTGGCCGTTCCAAAGGAAATATGGCCCGGGGAAAAGCGCGTTGCCGTCACGCCAGAGACCGTTAAGAAGCTTAAGGCTCTGGGGTTTGACGTTGCAATCGAGGCTGGCGCCGGAATAGACGCCGCCATACCGGATGATCGCTTTGTCGATGCTGGTGCAACCATTGCCAAAACAATGAAAACCACCGTGAAGGATGCTGATGTCATCTTCAAGGTGCGCCCACCTGTCATTGACGGCAAAACCAACGAATTAACCGCCTATAAAAAGGGGGCCGCGGTTGTGGCCCTGCTTGAGCCCTATGATCGCAAGGACCTGATCGAGGCGATGGCAAAGGCGGGTGTTGATGGCTATTCGATGGAACTGATGCCGCGTATTTCACGCGCACAGTCGATGGATGTGCTGTCCTCGCAATCCAACCTGGCGGGCTATCGCGCCGTTCTGGATGCCGCCCATGAATTTGGCCGCATCTATCCGATGATGATGACGGCGGCGGGCACACTTGCACCTGCACGTGTTGTCGTGGTCGGGGCCGGTGTTGCCGGCCTTCAGGCGATTGCAACCGCCAAGCGCCTTGGTGCCGTTGTATCGGCATTTGATGTGCGCCCGGCGGTCAAGGAACAGGTTCAATCGCTTGGCGGGACCTTTATTGAAGTCGAAGACGACACGGCGTCTGATGCCGAAACATCCGGCGGCTATGCCAAGGAAATGTCGGACGACTACAAAAAGAAACAGGCTGAAAAGCTGAAAGAGGTTCTGACCAAGACCGACATCGTCATTACCACGGCCCTTATTCCGGGCCGTCCGGCACCGGAAATCGTCACCGCCGATATGGTGGCGGGCATGAAGCCGGGCTCGGTCATTATTGACCTGGCGGCTGAACGTGGTGGTAACGTTGCCGGTGTGAAACTTGGTGAGACGGTAATGACCGATAATGGCGTCAAGCTGATTGGTCCTGCCAACATCACCAGTTCCGTCGCAACCGATGCAACGGCGATGTATGCCAAGAACCTTTTGAACTTCATCACCCTTTCTGTCGATAAGGACAAAGGCACGCTGTCGTTTAATGGCGAGGACCAGATCATCGCCGAGACGCGCCTGACCCATGATGGAAAGGTCGTTCATCCGAAATTCGGCGGGGAGGAGGTCGCAAATGGCTGA